Part of the Sphingobium sp. TKS genome is shown below.
GCCGAGGTGATAGAGGAGGATCTGCGGCCCGGCGGGCGAAGCGCGGTGCGCATGTTCGGTCCCGATGGCGAGGATACGGGGCCGATGGAAGGGATCATCCTGGAGGTGGTGCCGCAGGAGAAGGTCGTGACGACCGATGCCTATGCTTCGGGATGGATTCCGCAAACGCCCTTCATGACGGCGATCTGGAGCTTTGCCGATGAGGGGGAAGGGACGCGCTTTACCGCGACCGCGCGCCATTGGGATGCCGAGGCGCTGGAGAAGCACAAGGAAATGGGATTTCATCCGGGCTGGGACCAGATGGTGGCGCAGTTCAAGGCGTTGTGCGAGATATCTGCCGCCAGTGCCTGAAACGAAATGACTAAAAAAAGGGCGTCCGATATGCTGGACGCCCTTTCCTGTTTAGCGCAGCGGGCCGATCAGGCCTTGTAAACCTTCTCCACGGCGGCGCAGAACTTGGCCATGTCGTCCGCCGACCCGACGGTGACGCGTGAGACGGTGGGCCAGATCGGCCAGGCGCGGCCGATCTGCACCTTTTCCGGCGTGGCCAGGAGGGCGGTCTGAATCTCCTTGGCGGTCTTGGTCTTCCAGTTCACCATGAACATATTGGCCTGGCTGCCGGGGTGCACTTCGATCCCCTTCTTGGTGAGCCAGGCAATGGTTTCTTCACGGTTTGCGATCATCTCTGCGCGGCGGGCCTTGATGAGCCCGGCTTCGGGATAGACCGCATTGCCGCAGGCCATGGCCGTGATCGACAGGCCGCCCGCCGTGGGTCCGAACAGGCCGATGCGCTTCTGGATTTCCGGGTCCGCGAAGGTAAGCCCCAGGCGCACGCCCGCCATGCCGAACAGCTTCGAGAAGGTCCGCATGACGATCAGATCCTTGCGGCCCGCCACCAGCTTCGCCGCGCTCTGCGCTTCGGAGAAGTGGATATAGGCTTCGTCGACCAGCAGGATCGAATCTGTGGGTTTGTTGGCGAGCAGCCATTCGATGTCGGCCAGCGGCGTCACGGTGCCGGTCGGATTATTGGGCGAGCAGATATAGTAGAGGCCCGCATTGGGGTTGGCGGCCAGCATCGCCTTGACGTCATGGCCCTTGCCGATGGCCTGCGGCGCCTTGGCAATGGGCGCCTTCAGATAATCGGCTGTGCGCCATGCGGATTCGAAGGTCGGATCGGCGGTGACGAGACCCTTGGTGGGCGAGCAGAAAGCCGCGACCGTGCTGACCAGCGGACCGCCCGAACCCGGCCAGAGCATGACGTGCGATTCCGGAATGCCCTCCACCTTGGCGACGGTGGCGATCAGGTCGCCCTTGTAATTGTCCGGGTCGTACCAGTTGCCGACCGCAGCGGCCTTGGCGGCGGCCTGGACGCCCGGTTCGAAGGGGCCGGTCCAGCATTCGTTGGAGCCGATGCGGACCGCGCCCTTGATGCCGCGAGCGGCCTGCTGCTGCGCGAAGGCAGGCTGGATCAGCAGGTTGCCGGCTGCTGCCCCAGCCGCCATCAGGGCGGAAATCTTGCCGATCGTGCGGCGGGAATAGCCCCGTTCGATCAGGTCTTCGCGGGCGTGTTTTTCCAACATCATGGTCATGTCGTCTGTTCCCCTTGTTGTTCCACAACTGCGCATATTCCACGGGGAGAAACGAAAAGGGCGGCGCATTTCCACAATGCGCCGCCCCGGATTCTTGAAATTTTATGCGTTACCGAGCGTTCAGAAGTCGCCTGGACAGCGACGGCTCGCGGAATGCGGCAAAAAGCTAACCGATCAGGCCTTCCAGACCTTGTCGATGGCATCGCAGAAGGCCTTCATTTCTTCCGCGGAGCCGACCGACACGCGGGACACATTGGGCCAGATCGGCCAGTTGCGCCCGATCTGCACCTTTTCGGCCAGGATCGCGGCCTGCATGTCCTTGGCGGGCTTGCCCCAATCGACCATGAACATATTGGCCTGGCTGCCGGGAATGACCTTGATCCCCTTCTTCTTGAGATGGGTGATGGCCATTTCGCGGGCGGCGACCATTTCGGCGCGGCGTTGCTTGATCAGATCGGCCTGGGCCACCGACACCGTGCCGCAGGCGACGGCGGTCATCGGCAGCATCGCCGTCACCTGTCCCCCGTCATAGCGCATCATCTTTTCCATGATCGCGGGGCTGGAGAAGGTGAGGCCCAGCCGCATGCCCGCCATGCCGAACAATTTGGAGAAGGTGCGCAGGATGAGGACATCATCGCGGGTCGCGGCCATCTTCGCCGCGTTCGGGCCGTCAAACCAGTGGATATAGGCTTCATCGACGACCAGGATCGCGTCCTTGGGCTTGTTGTCGGCCAGCCACTGGATATCGGCCAGCGGCGTCATGGTGCCGGTCGGGTTGTTGGGCGAGCAGATATAATAGACGCCCGCCTTGGGATCGGCCGCCAGCATCGCCTTCACGTCATGGGCATAATCCTTGGTGAGCGGCACCTTCGTCACCTTCGCGCCCAGCCAGTCGCCCGTGCGCCAGATCGCTTCATAGGCGGGGTTGCCGGTGACGATGCCCCGCGTGGGCGAGGCATAGGCGACGGCGACGCGGCTCAGCGGGTCGCTGGAGCCGGGCCAGGCGGTGATGCGGTCCGCCGGGATGCCTTCGACGGCGGCGACTGCGGCGAACAGCTTGGCATGTTCGTCATTGGGTTCGTAGCGATTGCCCTCCTGCACCAGATTGAACGCGGCTTGCGCGGCGACCGGGAAAGGGCCGGTCCAGCATTCATTGGCGCCGATGCGGACGGCGCCCTCGACCGGCTTGGCGGCTTGCTGCGCCATGGCGCCGGTGACGCGCAGGGCGGCGGCGCCCGCACCCAGCAAGGCCGCGACCTTGCCCATCTGGCGGCGTGAATAGCCCCGGTCGATCAGATCCTGTTCGAACGCCTTATTGTCGATTTCTGCCATATGCTCGTCTCCCTGACTCGCTGACTTTTGGGATTTTACGGCTGTAAACGAAATCGCGGTCCATTTCCGCCATGCATAAGGCGGAAAATCCGCCGAAGCCGCACATATTCGCCTTGGAAAGCGGACGCGCGATCTGTTAGCGCTTGGCACATGCCCAGCACGCCCGCCGCCGCCGCCCGCCAGATCCTCATCCGCCTGCAGGAAGTCATGGCCGCGCGCACCAGTGCGCAGGCGAAGCTCAACAAGGTGGTCGAGATCATCGGGAAGTCGCTGTCGAGCGAGGTCTGCTCCATCTATCTGGTGCGCGAAGGGGTGCTGGAGCTGTTCGCGACGCGGGGATTGAAGCAGGAAGCCGTCCACGTCACCCGCATGGCGATGGGCGAAGGCCTGGTCGGCATGATCGCCACCAATGTCGAGACGCTCAACCTGGACGAAGCGGCATCGCATCCCGACTACAGCTATCGCCCGGAAACGGGGGAGGAACTGTTCCACAGCTTCGCGGGCGTGCCGATCGTGCGGCGGGAGCGGGCGATCGGCGTGCTTTGCGTCCAGCATGTCGAGCCGCGCCGTTATGAAGAGGTGGAGATCGAGGCGCTCCAGACCGTG
Proteins encoded:
- a CDS encoding SRPBCC domain-containing protein — translated: MSVAEFELSVTCHIAAPRGIVWKVWTDLKDEWFCPKPWRAEVIEEDLRPGGRSAVRMFGPDGEDTGPMEGIILEVVPQEKVVTTDAYASGWIPQTPFMTAIWSFADEGEGTRFTATARHWDAEALEKHKEMGFHPGWDQMVAQFKALCEISAASA
- a CDS encoding pyridoxal phosphate-dependent aminotransferase, whose protein sequence is MTMMLEKHAREDLIERGYSRRTIGKISALMAAGAAAGNLLIQPAFAQQQAARGIKGAVRIGSNECWTGPFEPGVQAAAKAAAVGNWYDPDNYKGDLIATVAKVEGIPESHVMLWPGSGGPLVSTVAAFCSPTKGLVTADPTFESAWRTADYLKAPIAKAPQAIGKGHDVKAMLAANPNAGLYYICSPNNPTGTVTPLADIEWLLANKPTDSILLVDEAYIHFSEAQSAAKLVAGRKDLIVMRTFSKLFGMAGVRLGLTFADPEIQKRIGLFGPTAGGLSITAMACGNAVYPEAGLIKARRAEMIANREETIAWLTKKGIEVHPGSQANMFMVNWKTKTAKEIQTALLATPEKVQIGRAWPIWPTVSRVTVGSADDMAKFCAAVEKVYKA
- a CDS encoding pyridoxal phosphate-dependent aminotransferase; its protein translation is MAEIDNKAFEQDLIDRGYSRRQMGKVAALLGAGAAALRVTGAMAQQAAKPVEGAVRIGANECWTGPFPVAAQAAFNLVQEGNRYEPNDEHAKLFAAVAAVEGIPADRITAWPGSSDPLSRVAVAYASPTRGIVTGNPAYEAIWRTGDWLGAKVTKVPLTKDYAHDVKAMLAADPKAGVYYICSPNNPTGTMTPLADIQWLADNKPKDAILVVDEAYIHWFDGPNAAKMAATRDDVLILRTFSKLFGMAGMRLGLTFSSPAIMEKMMRYDGGQVTAMLPMTAVACGTVSVAQADLIKQRRAEMVAAREMAITHLKKKGIKVIPGSQANMFMVDWGKPAKDMQAAILAEKVQIGRNWPIWPNVSRVSVGSAEEMKAFCDAIDKVWKA